A genomic stretch from Burkholderia pyrrocinia includes:
- the fliI gene encoding flagellar protein export ATPase FliI, with protein MVTRSPESLAHDGMTPLERELALASFGPAGAHDTAHDTKPHATASTAAAHDAAPRAPHNPHLAHWRTHLNGLAARSHRALPLRPCGRLTRAAGLVLEAIGLRLSVGAECTIELPPGSTLPHAEAEVVGFAGDRLFLMPTTDVAGVLPGARVWPLESAPVADPLAGAKRLPVGWEMLGRVVDASGRPLDGLGPLASKVDAPLSAPSINPLEREPIHHVLDVGVRAINALLTVGRGQRMGLFAGSGVGKSVLLGTMARYTSAEVIVIGLIGERGREVKEFIEQILGEDGLARSVVVAAPADVSPLLRMQGAAYATSLAEYFRDQGKHVLLLMDSLTRYAMAQREIALAIGEPPATKGYPPSVFAKLPALVERTGNGPEGGGSITAFYTVLTEGDDQQDPIADSARAILDGHIVLSRTLAEAGHYPAIDIEASISRAMTALIDETHLDHVRQFKQMLSRYQRNRDLIAVGAYAPGRDAQLDRAIALYPRIEAFLQQGFRECAPFASSLAGLDALFDAYGG; from the coding sequence GTGGTGACGCGGTCGCCCGAATCGCTCGCGCATGACGGCATGACGCCGCTCGAGCGCGAACTCGCGCTCGCGTCGTTCGGCCCCGCTGGCGCGCACGACACCGCACACGACACGAAACCGCATGCGACCGCTTCAACGGCCGCCGCACACGACGCCGCGCCGCGCGCGCCGCACAATCCGCATCTCGCGCACTGGCGCACGCACCTGAACGGGCTCGCCGCGCGCAGCCACCGCGCGCTGCCGCTGCGGCCGTGCGGGCGCCTCACGCGCGCGGCGGGCCTCGTGCTCGAGGCGATCGGGCTGCGCCTGTCGGTCGGCGCCGAATGCACGATCGAATTGCCGCCCGGCAGCACGCTGCCGCACGCGGAAGCGGAAGTCGTCGGCTTTGCCGGCGACCGCCTGTTCCTGATGCCGACCACCGACGTCGCCGGCGTGCTGCCCGGCGCGCGCGTGTGGCCGCTCGAAAGCGCGCCCGTCGCCGATCCGCTCGCGGGCGCGAAGCGGCTGCCGGTCGGCTGGGAGATGCTCGGGCGCGTCGTCGACGCGTCGGGCCGCCCGCTCGACGGCCTCGGGCCGCTCGCATCGAAGGTCGACGCGCCGCTGTCGGCGCCGTCGATCAACCCGCTCGAACGAGAACCGATCCACCACGTGCTGGACGTCGGCGTGCGCGCGATCAACGCGCTGCTCACCGTCGGCCGCGGGCAGCGAATGGGCCTGTTCGCGGGCTCCGGCGTCGGCAAGTCGGTGCTGCTCGGCACGATGGCGCGCTATACGAGCGCGGAAGTGATCGTGATCGGGCTGATCGGCGAACGCGGCCGCGAAGTGAAGGAATTCATCGAACAGATCCTCGGCGAGGACGGGCTCGCGCGCTCGGTCGTCGTCGCGGCGCCGGCCGACGTGTCGCCGCTGCTGCGGATGCAGGGCGCGGCCTACGCGACGTCGCTCGCCGAATATTTCCGCGACCAGGGCAAGCACGTGCTGCTGCTGATGGATTCGCTGACGCGCTACGCTATGGCGCAGCGCGAGATCGCGCTGGCGATCGGCGAGCCGCCCGCGACCAAGGGCTATCCGCCGTCGGTGTTCGCGAAGCTGCCCGCGCTCGTCGAGCGCACCGGCAACGGGCCGGAGGGCGGCGGCTCGATCACCGCGTTCTACACGGTGCTGACCGAAGGCGACGACCAGCAGGACCCGATCGCCGATTCGGCGCGCGCGATCCTCGACGGCCACATCGTGCTGTCGCGCACGCTCGCCGAGGCCGGCCACTATCCGGCAATCGACATCGAGGCGTCGATCAGCCGCGCGATGACCGCGCTGATCGACGAAACGCATCTCGACCACGTGCGGCAGTTCAAGCAGATGCTGTCGCGCTACCAGCGCAATCGCGACCTGATCGCGGTCGGCGCGTACGCACCCGGACGCGACGCGCAGCTCGACCGCGCAATCGCGCTCTATCCGCGCATCGAGGCGTTCCTGCAGCAGGGCTTTCGCGAATGCGCGCCGTTCGCGTCGAGCCTCGCCGGGCTCGATGCGCTGTTCGACGCTTACGGAGGCTGA
- the fliJ gene encoding flagellar export protein FliJ, whose amino-acid sequence MAHGFPLQLLLDRAQEDLDTAAKQLGTAQRDRTAATEQLDALLRYRDEYHARFAQSAQHGMPAGNWRNFQAFIDTLDAAIAQQRNVLAAAEVRIDEARPNWQQKKRTVGSYEILQARGVAQEARLDARREQRDADEHAAKILRMRADAARSS is encoded by the coding sequence ATGGCTCACGGCTTTCCCCTTCAACTGCTGCTCGACCGCGCGCAGGAAGACCTCGACACGGCCGCGAAGCAGCTCGGCACCGCGCAGCGCGACCGCACCGCGGCTACCGAGCAGCTCGACGCGCTGCTGCGCTATCGCGACGAATACCACGCGCGCTTCGCGCAATCCGCGCAGCACGGGATGCCGGCCGGCAACTGGCGCAATTTCCAGGCATTCATCGACACGCTCGACGCCGCGATCGCGCAGCAGCGCAACGTGCTCGCCGCGGCCGAAGTCCGCATCGACGAGGCACGCCCGAACTGGCAACAGAAGAAACGCACCGTCGGCTCATATGAAATCCTGCAGGCGCGCGGCGTCGCGCAGGAAGCACGGCTCGACGCCCGGCGCGAACAGCGCGACGCCGACGAACACGCCGCGAAGATCCTGCGCATGCGGGCCGACGCGGCCCGCTCGTCGTAA
- a CDS encoding flagellar hook-length control protein FliK, with protein sequence MPPLPLLGVLIDTAGAALKAARGAGSSGTAAGNDAATAKAAVPFAQTLKQSVATRRDATNPATPDASTTQASSKPAAGTKPSGTDDDQSTDAANATTNPDAGALAAAAAVQAQLQARTDNATPADAATAAAATVTTAAATAQKTAVSGQPDATAALADHAAGDAAAQPATPASTRDALQAALAKLTGGSGAIATPASGTTASTSAPASSASSASTAAAPLTPKVPTFDRTLADAKEVLATQQTPTQATAQALQADANVQSGAQHALAAASEATDPAASATLAAGATAAAAAQANLQLSPAASAIAAANTHVLAPHVGTADWTDALSQKVVFLSNAHQQSAELTLNPPDLGPLQVVLRVADNHAHALFVSQHAQVRDAVEAALPKLREAMEAGGLGLGSATVSDGGFASQQQNPQQTFAGGQSPRRGHGGSSAVDAPTDAAQSAPAAASVSRAGLVDTFA encoded by the coding sequence ATGCCTCCCCTGCCCCTGCTCGGCGTGCTGATCGACACCGCCGGCGCCGCACTCAAAGCCGCCCGCGGCGCGGGTTCGTCCGGCACCGCCGCCGGCAACGATGCCGCGACCGCCAAGGCCGCCGTGCCGTTCGCGCAGACGCTGAAGCAAAGCGTCGCCACGCGGCGCGACGCGACGAATCCCGCCACGCCGGATGCGTCGACGACGCAGGCTTCATCGAAGCCGGCCGCCGGCACGAAGCCGTCCGGCACCGACGACGACCAGTCGACCGACGCCGCGAACGCCACCACCAACCCCGACGCCGGCGCACTCGCGGCCGCCGCGGCCGTGCAGGCACAACTGCAGGCGCGCACGGACAACGCGACGCCGGCCGATGCCGCTACCGCCGCCGCCGCTACCGTCACCACGGCCGCCGCTACCGCGCAAAAGACGGCCGTGTCCGGCCAGCCCGATGCGACGGCCGCGCTGGCGGACCACGCGGCCGGGGATGCGGCCGCCCAGCCGGCCACGCCGGCGTCGACCCGCGACGCGCTGCAAGCGGCGCTCGCCAAGCTGACCGGCGGCTCGGGCGCAATCGCGACGCCCGCGAGCGGCACGACGGCTTCGACATCGGCACCGGCATCGTCTGCATCTTCTGCATCGACCGCCGCCGCACCACTGACGCCGAAGGTGCCGACGTTCGACCGCACGCTCGCCGACGCGAAAGAGGTGCTAGCCACGCAGCAGACGCCGACGCAGGCCACCGCGCAGGCGCTGCAGGCCGACGCGAACGTGCAGTCCGGCGCGCAACATGCGCTCGCGGCCGCCAGCGAAGCAACGGACCCGGCCGCCAGCGCGACGCTCGCGGCCGGCGCAACCGCTGCGGCCGCCGCGCAGGCGAACCTGCAGTTGTCGCCCGCCGCGAGCGCGATCGCCGCCGCCAATACGCACGTGCTCGCGCCGCACGTCGGCACCGCCGACTGGACGGACGCGCTGAGCCAGAAGGTCGTGTTCCTGTCGAATGCGCACCAGCAGAGCGCCGAGCTGACGCTCAACCCGCCCGATCTCGGGCCGCTGCAGGTGGTGCTGCGCGTCGCGGACAACCACGCGCACGCGCTGTTCGTGTCGCAGCACGCGCAGGTGCGCGACGCGGTCGAAGCCGCGCTGCCGAAGCTGCGTGAAGCGATGGAAGCGGGCGGGCTCGGGCTCGGCAGCGCGACCGTCAGCGACGGCGGCTTCGCGTCGCAGCAGCAGAACCCGCAACAGACCTTCGCCGGCGGCCAGTCGCCGCGGCGCGGGCACGGCGGATCGTCAGCCGTCGATGCACCCACCGACGCTGCGCAATCCGCACCGGCCGCCGCGAGCGTGAGCCGCGCCGGCCTCGTCGATACGTTTGCATAG